In Planctomonas sp. JC2975, the genomic stretch CATCCGTGGGTAAGTCGGCGATGATCGTCGACGGTGTGGGGACGGCGCCTGCCGGTAAGACCTACCAACTCTGGTACATCAGGGACGGCCATGCGACTTCGGCCGGACTCATGTCCGGCGGGTGGCAGGTTCTTCAGGGGACTCTGCAGTCCGGTGACGTCGTCGGTGTGACAGTAGAGCCCGCCGGAGGGTCGAAACAGCCCACGACGAAGCCCGTCGTCACGATCGCGAGCTGAGCACCTGGCGAATACGGATCATCCGAACGCGAACGAGTACACCTTCACACCAGGGCCCACTGTCGCTTCGAGCGTCCCCGTCACGGTCGACGCCGCCGTGTGCGCGAGATACTCACGGGGGACGCCCGACACAAGGATGGTTCTCACGCTGCCGCCATCGTGCACGGTGACCGTGCCGTGTCCTCCGAGAACCATCTGCACGCGTGAGGCGGTGTAGGCGAGCCGGATTCCCGCTTCAGCGTCCGCCGGCTGCGCATCCTGAGTGCCGAGCATCCATGCACCGATCAGGGCGAAGGTGTTCGCCGGCTGGTTCTTCGGGAAACTGAACTCAGTCGTCTTGGCCGAATAGGGCTGGGGTCCGCTGTAGTTCACCTGCTTGGTGGTGCCGATGTATGTCTCCTGTGTCAGGGCGTGGGTGGGGGTGGTGTCGCGTGTCTCCGTTGCCGGTGGGAGGTGCAAGCCTGGGTGAGCATCGGTGAGCAGCGTGCGGATCATGCCCTCGGTGTCGGCATAGTTGCCCTCCCCGAACTGCACATTGCGGACCGTGCCTTTCGCGTCGATCAGGTAGTGGGCCGGCCAGTAGCGGTTGCGGTAGTTCGTCCAGGTGGACAGGTTGTTGTCGATCGCCACCGGATAGGTGATGCCCAGTTGCCGTGCACCGGACTCGACGTTGCCGACGACCTTCTCGAATGCGTATTCGGGTGAGTGGACGCCGATCACTTGCAAGCCGTCCTTCGCGTAAGTCTTGTTCCAGGCGACGACGTGCGGAACCGAGCGCTGACAGTTGATACAGGAATAGGCCCAGAAGTCCACGAGCACGATCTTGCCGTGCAAACTCTTCAGGTTCACAGGCTTGTCCCCTGGTGTGTTGAACCATTGCTGGATCCCGGTGATATCGGGGGCAGTTCCGCAGGATTCGAGCTGGCTGGCGTCATTGCGACACTTGGAGAGGTCCTTGTTCTGGCTGTTCACCAGGCCACCGAGATCCAATGCCTTCGAGACCTGCTTGGACCCGGACAGTCCGTTCTGCAGTCCGGCTGTGTAGTCCGGTACGAGCGTCTGCAGCACCTGTGGGAGGTTGAAGGC encodes the following:
- a CDS encoding cytochrome c biogenesis protein DipZ → MYATLALIGLLGGLITGISPCILPVLPVIFFSGGVQSATGATDQQVSRWRPYLVILGLITSFSVFTLLGSLLLAVLHLPQDVLRYAGIVVLVLIGIGLIVPRFEALLEKPFAWIPQRNVGMNRGGFILGIALGAVYVPCAGPVLAAITVAGSTGHIGSETIALTVSFAVGAAVPLLIFALAGRGVANRVRSFRKHQKGIRMTGGILMISLAVGLAFNLPQVLQTLVPDYTAGLQNGLSGSKQVSKALDLGGLVNSQNKDLSKCRNDASQLESCGTAPDITGIQQWFNTPGDKPVNLKSLHGKIVLVDFWAYSCINCQRSVPHVVAWNKTYAKDGLQVIGVHSPEYAFEKVVGNVESGARQLGITYPVAIDNNLSTWTNYRNRYWPAHYLIDAKGTVRNVQFGEGNYADTEGMIRTLLTDAHPGLHLPPATETRDTTPTHALTQETYIGTTKQVNYSGPQPYSAKTTEFSFPKNQPANTFALIGAWMLGTQDAQPADAEAGIRLAYTASRVQMVLGGHGTVTVHDGGSVRTILVSGVPREYLAHTAASTVTGTLEATVGPGVKVYSFAFG